The following proteins come from a genomic window of Lolium rigidum isolate FL_2022 chromosome 5, APGP_CSIRO_Lrig_0.1, whole genome shotgun sequence:
- the LOC124655123 gene encoding E3 ubiquitin-protein ligase ATL6-like translates to MEPSRCGNGHLLLFILVVLATGDLASAQQNPPPPGFGAYATNFSPSMAIVIVVLIAAFFFLGFFSVYIRHCYGEQLGYSTARLPIGTGTAARSRRQRGLDPAVLETFPTMAYADVKEHKAIKGALECAVCLSEFDDDETLRLLPKCSHVFHPDCIDTWLASHVTCPVCRANLVPDDPNAPPTGDDVPAELSDPSASQPQEVPPPASPTAAEPAVVIDVDETEDERIIREETDELTRIGSLKRALRSKSSRAPARFARSYSTGHSLVARAGTGTGAGAERFTLRLPENVLREAVAAGKLRRTKSLIAFTSGRQGSTRRALRIGAGEGSSRGGRSVRLGQSGRWPSFLTRTLSAAWGSRSTRRVAESDGSSKGGKPAGAGGKSVDCNDQACALGHHV, encoded by the coding sequence ATGGAACCATCACGCTGCGGCAAtggccacctcctcctcttcatccttgtgGTGCTCGCCACTGGCGATCTCGCGTCAGCGCAGCAGAACCCGCCTCCCCCCGGCTTTGGCGCTTACGCGACAAACTTCAGCCCGTCCATGGcgatcgtcatcgtcgtcctcatcgccgccttcttcttcctcggcttCTTCTCCGTCTACATCCGCCACTGCTACGGCGAGCAACTCGGCTACTCCACCGCCCGGCTCCCGATCGGTACCGGGACCGCGGCGCGCTCGCGGCGACAGCGCGGGCTCGACCCGGCCGTCCTGGAGACCTTCCCGACCATGGCGTACGCGGACGTGAAGGAGCACAAGGCCATCAAGGGCGCGCTCGAGTGCGCCGTGTGCCTCAGCGAGTTCGACGACGACGAGACGCTCCGCCTCCTGCCCAAGTGCTCCCACGTCTTCCACCCGGACTGCATCGACACTTGGCTCGCGTCCCACGTCACCTGCCCCGTCTGCCGCGCGAACCTCGTCCCCGACGACCCCAACGCTCCGCCCACCGGCGATGATGTGCCTGCCGAGCTGTCGGATCCTTCCGCCTCGCAGCCGCAGGAAGTCCCGCCGCCGGCGTCTCCGACGGCAGCAGAGCCGGCCGTCGTCATCGACGTGGATGAAACAGAGGATGAGAGGATCATACGAGAAGAGACGGACGAGTTGACGCGCATCGGCAGCCTGAAGCGCGCGCTGCGCTCCAAGTCCAGCCGCGCGCCTGCACGGTTCGCGCGCTCGTACTCGACGGGGCACTCACTAGTCGCGCGGGCCGGCACCGGTACCGGCGCTGGCGCAGAGAGGTTCACACTGCGGCTACCTGAGAACGTGCTCCGCGAGGCCGTCGCGGCAGGGAAGCTGCGGCGGACGAAGAGCCTCATCGCGTTCACGTCCGGCCGCCAGGGTAGCACGCGCCGAGCGCTCAGGATCGGCGCCGGCGAAGGCAGCAGCCGCGGCGGAAGGAGCGTGCGGCTGGGCCAGTCCGGCCGGTGGCCGTCATTCCTGACGCGGACTCTCTCCGCGGCGTGGGGGTCAAGGTCGACGCGGCGGGTGGCCGAGTCGGACGGATCCAGCAAGGGCGGGAagccggccggcgccggcggcaagTCAGTGGATTGCAACGACCAGGCGTGCGCGCTCGGACATCATGTTTGA